The Clostridia bacterium genome segment GCGTTTGCGTATATTTTTTGGGAGAAATTCCCATTTCCTTTTTAAAAGCTCTGCTGAAAGCATATATACTGCAGAAATTTAAGTATTCTGCAACCTCGCTTATGTTCATGTCTTCAGATTTTAGAAGTGCCGATGCATACCTCATCAGTAATGCATTTTTATATTTCACAGGCGACATTTTTATTTTTTCGCGAAACAGACTTCTGAAATGGGATTCGCTCAACCCGCAAAGTACGGCAAGCTCTTTAACAGACACAACTTTGTCGAAATTGGCTTCCAGATATTTTACAGCGGGACCGATTTTACCTAAGTCGTCGTTTTTATTCAGCTTCATCTCGAACATGGCGGCGATGCCGAACAGATTTGACAAAACGACATACTGCTCATTTTTGTAAAAGGCACGATGCAAATCATAAAACAGCCGTTTGCCATCTCCTCCTGCCTGAATCACTTCGGGATACACAGAAATAACAACTTCCTCATCTGTTTCCGGCTCAAAATCAGTTATGATAACCTCAGCAGTTTCAGATGTAATCACAAAGCTGTAGTCTGACTTTTTGGGCAGATACACCGCATCATTTTCTTTGGCACAAAATGTACCTACCTTAGTTTCAAATATAAATTCACCCTTAACAATAAAGAAAAACGCCGCTCGTATTCGATTGTTTTGAGCAAGTTGTCTTTTATTCGGATTTCTGTGTACCACCGTTATATCTTTTACGGAATATCCTTTATTCATAGGTAATTCACCTCTTTTTTCATTATATATAACTTTTTTGGACAAGTCAATAAAAATCGTCGAAATGGTTAAAAAATAGTTATATTCGTTATTGTAAACAGCCAAATAATCTTATATACTTTTTAAAAAAAGGAGGTTTAATTATGAGACTGATTTTAGCACAAATCGGCACAAACCAAACGGTTGCGCTTGCCGTAAAGGAAATTGTGCGTCTGATTAAAGCCATGGACAAAACAATCGCTTTGGATGTAAGACGCTACGATGAGAAAAAAGCAGACGTTAAAAATGCCTTATGGGTAGGTATTGACGGATCGGTAGAAAAAAGCAAAGACGACCATATCGTTATAAAGGTAAAAGATGCAGAGGGTATTATTACAGGTAGTAATGAAAGAAGTGTACTTATCGCTGCATATCGTTTTATGACAGAGCTTGGTTGTCGCTTTTTGCGTCCCGGTCCTGCCGGAGAAAAAATTCCGGAACAGCCCCTTGATTATGCGGATTTAACAGTAGATATTGACGAGTTGCCCAGCTACAGACACAGAGGTATTTGTATTGAAGGTTCTGTTGGTTATGAGCATGTGATAAACACCATTGAATGGTTGCCTAAAGTGGGCATGAACAGTTTCTATATTCAGTTTTTCACCCCCACAACCTTCTTTAAGCGCTATTACAGCAAATACTACGAAAACGAGCAGGATAAGGATTTTGGAAACAATCTCACCGATGCAGATATTGATGCAATGATGGAGCTTGTAAAAGATGAAATTCAGAAAAGAAGTCTGGTGCTACATGCAGTAGGACACGGCTGGTCAAGTGCACCGTACGGCTTTGTTGCAACCGGCTGGGAAAAATATGAGGGTGAAATTGATGATAAAATGAGAGCAGCACTTGCTCTTTACAAAGGCGAACGCAAGTTCTTCAACGATACGCCCATCAGCACCCAGCTTTGCTATTCCAATCCCGGTGTTATGGAGCATGTTACTGATTTCGCTGTAGAATACTGCAGAAAAAATCCACACATTCATTATCTTAGCTTTGGTATGGGTGACGGTGGCAGAAACCATTGTGAATGTGAAGAATGCATCAAAAAAACGCCTTCTGACCATTATGTGGATATGCTTAATTTGCTGGATATCAAGCTGGAAAAAGCGGGTCTTGATACAAAAATTGTATTTACCGTCTATGCAGACACCCTGTTTGCACCAAAACAGGAAAAACTGCGTGACAGCGGTCGTTTTTGTCTTAAATTTGCACCCATCGCCCGTTCTTTCTCGCAGTCTTATGACGAAATTGACCTTGATAATCTGCCCGAAACCGCACCCTTTGTGTTAAATCAGGATATGGTGCGCAACACGGTAGAGCTGAATGTGGCATATCTTGAAAAATGGCAGAGAAATTATAAAGGAGACGCATTTGTTTTTGATTATCACCTGATGTGGGACCACGATACCGACCCGGGTTATTATAATGTTTCAAAAATCATAAACCGAGATATGGCAGCCCTTGACAGAATCAAGCTCAACGGTATGTTAAGCTGTCAGTTACTCCGCTCGGCATTCCCGACAGGACTACCGACCTACACCATGGCAAAAACACTCTGGAACAAAAAATGCACCTTTGAAGAAATTAAAAACGATTATTTCACCACCGCCTTTGGCGAAGACGCAAAGCTGGTAGAAAACTATCTTTCTGAAATTTCAGACCTTGCCTGCCCACCCTTTGTGAGAGGCAACTTAAAGCTTTCTCCTGAAGAAGTGATTGAACGGTATACCAAGCTTAAAGAAGTCGTTATTGCATTCCGTGAAAAACATGCACAAAAAATGGCAGATGTATCTCCTGACTGGGAACATCTTTACATTCACACATTTATGATTCCGATATTTGCGGATGTGTATATGGCAAGATACAGCGGCGACGAAGATGCCGTGCAGGTTCATTCAGATGCGTTCCGTGCCTGCGTCCAAAAATATCAGCCTATGATTGACGATGTTTGCGACGATTATCATATGAAATTTACCTTACTTAAAAAATATCTGGCACGGCATAAACCCGAATAAGCAAAAAGGAGCTGTAATTTTATTACAGCTCCCTTTTATTTCGTCACCCATTCAAAAACATGGACATTTATTTTTTATGCAGTTTTAAGAATGCACCGTCACATTTTGAAATGCAATCGGCATTGCCGTAAACGGTTTCGGAGATTTCCCAGCCATCCTTCATTATAATTTCAGGTTTTATGTCTTTATCCGAATAATTAAGCAGCGTTGCATAACATTCATTGTCGTTTATGGGATGAATGGTAACACCGATATTGCGGTCATCCACTCTGACAATTTTGTCTTTGAGGATATCTTTACCCACCTCCATATAAAGCTTGTAGTAAGGCATCGTATTATACAGGTCGGTCCCTTCAAAAGCAATGCGTTCAACGGGCATATTCAGGAAATATACCGTACCTTTTCCGTACTTATTTTTCAAAAATACGGGATTGTCATTGTCGTTTGTCAAAAGCACCTCTGCTGTGGTTGGTTCAAGAATAATTTCTTTGCAGGTATAAGGAACTTCTTCCCCATCTATGTCAACTTTTCTGCTTGCATTATTTAAAAAGCCACAGGATTTTGCACCCACAAGTTCGGGAAAATCGGTAATCTGACCGCCATTAAATGACAGATACATGGTTGCACCCTTTTGCACACGGTCAAGTAAGGTCATCCAGGTTTTCTTGTAGAAATTTTTCCAAC includes the following:
- a CDS encoding helix-turn-helix transcriptional regulator — translated: MNKGYSVKDITVVHRNPNKRQLAQNNRIRAAFFFIVKGEFIFETKVGTFCAKENDAVYLPKKSDYSFVITSETAEVIITDFEPETDEEVVISVYPEVIQAGGDGKRLFYDLHRAFYKNEQYVVLSNLFGIAAMFEMKLNKNDDLGKIGPAVKYLEANFDKVVSVKELAVLCGLSESHFRSLFREKIKMSPVKYKNALLMRYASALLKSEDMNISEVAEYLNFCSIYAFSRAFKKEMGISPKKYTQTQ
- a CDS encoding DUF4838 domain-containing protein encodes the protein MRLILAQIGTNQTVALAVKEIVRLIKAMDKTIALDVRRYDEKKADVKNALWVGIDGSVEKSKDDHIVIKVKDAEGIITGSNERSVLIAAYRFMTELGCRFLRPGPAGEKIPEQPLDYADLTVDIDELPSYRHRGICIEGSVGYEHVINTIEWLPKVGMNSFYIQFFTPTTFFKRYYSKYYENEQDKDFGNNLTDADIDAMMELVKDEIQKRSLVLHAVGHGWSSAPYGFVATGWEKYEGEIDDKMRAALALYKGERKFFNDTPISTQLCYSNPGVMEHVTDFAVEYCRKNPHIHYLSFGMGDGGRNHCECEECIKKTPSDHYVDMLNLLDIKLEKAGLDTKIVFTVYADTLFAPKQEKLRDSGRFCLKFAPIARSFSQSYDEIDLDNLPETAPFVLNQDMVRNTVELNVAYLEKWQRNYKGDAFVFDYHLMWDHDTDPGYYNVSKIINRDMAALDRIKLNGMLSCQLLRSAFPTGLPTYTMAKTLWNKKCTFEEIKNDYFTTAFGEDAKLVENYLSEISDLACPPFVRGNLKLSPEEVIERYTKLKEVVIAFREKHAQKMADVSPDWEHLYIHTFMIPIFADVYMARYSGDEDAVQVHSDAFRACVQKYQPMIDDVCDDYHMKFTLLKKYLARHKPE